One stretch of Saccharopolyspora erythraea DNA includes these proteins:
- a CDS encoding AAA family ATPase: MSIRYGDSNPDAGTWYDPADDTVYTSGASVDEALEQHQRRARQDHDAAGAGIVSFDSKRTTEPSRRVSWRQASEIAVKRRMWLWADRVPLGETTLFVGHAGVGKSHGAAWLAAQITRGTLPGELQGQPCPVMYVATEDSWEYTLAPRLLAAGADMEKVLGVHTETEIGTDIAVGTLSLAVDVPSLREAVEATGTRVIVLDALLSAMTGADLMKQGMVRSLLEPLSVLAQDLGLAIIGVAHFRKSAGADPLLMISGSAEFGQVVRSAIGFARDPEADDASCVMSLIKSNIAPMSTPSLRYVIAPASVFADDGQPTSVGRFELVGETEQSVSDVLNHTPISRDEQTERSEAREWLTSYLQDAGGRAEAGKVIKAAEAAGLSRDQIKKARIKIGAKSVKAGFDHGGWEWVFPEGA; encoded by the coding sequence ATGAGCATTCGCTACGGCGATTCGAACCCCGACGCCGGTACCTGGTATGACCCCGCCGACGACACCGTTTACACCAGCGGTGCGAGCGTGGACGAGGCCCTGGAGCAGCACCAGCGCCGTGCGCGGCAGGACCACGACGCGGCCGGCGCGGGGATCGTCAGTTTCGACAGCAAGCGGACTACGGAGCCCTCGCGCCGGGTGTCTTGGCGCCAAGCCAGTGAGATCGCGGTCAAGCGGCGGATGTGGCTGTGGGCGGATCGGGTGCCGCTCGGGGAGACCACGTTGTTCGTCGGGCACGCCGGCGTGGGCAAGTCGCACGGTGCAGCGTGGCTGGCCGCGCAGATCACCCGCGGCACGCTGCCGGGCGAACTGCAGGGCCAGCCCTGCCCGGTGATGTATGTGGCCACCGAGGACTCTTGGGAGTACACGCTGGCTCCGCGCTTGCTCGCCGCGGGTGCTGACATGGAGAAGGTCCTGGGCGTGCACACCGAGACCGAGATCGGCACCGACATTGCCGTGGGGACGCTGTCGCTGGCGGTGGATGTGCCCTCGCTGCGCGAGGCGGTGGAAGCCACCGGCACGCGCGTGATCGTGCTCGACGCGCTGTTGTCGGCGATGACCGGCGCCGACCTGATGAAACAAGGAATGGTGCGCAGCCTGCTGGAACCGCTGTCGGTGCTTGCCCAGGATCTCGGGCTGGCCATCATCGGTGTCGCGCACTTCCGCAAGTCGGCTGGTGCTGACCCGTTGCTGATGATTTCTGGGTCGGCGGAGTTCGGACAGGTGGTGCGCTCCGCGATCGGGTTCGCCCGCGACCCCGAAGCCGACGATGCCTCCTGCGTGATGTCGCTGATCAAAAGCAACATCGCCCCGATGAGCACCCCGTCGCTGCGGTACGTGATCGCGCCCGCCTCGGTGTTTGCCGACGACGGGCAACCCACCTCGGTGGGCCGGTTCGAACTGGTCGGAGAGACCGAACAAAGCGTCTCCGACGTGCTCAACCACACCCCGATCTCCCGCGACGAGCAGACCGAGCGCTCCGAGGCACGGGAGTGGCTCACGAGCTACTTGCAGGACGCCGGCGGCCGCGCGGAGGCAGGCAAGGTCATCAAGGCGGCCGAGGCCGCTGGGCTGTCCCGGGACCAGATCAAGAAAGCCCGGATCAAGATCGGCGCGAAGTCGGTCAAAGCCGGGTTTGACCACGGCGGGTGGGAGTGGGTGTTTCCTGAAGGTGCTTGA
- a CDS encoding DUF4926 domain-containing protein — MLELYSRVRITTDRFLEEDNVPAGAVGYIIECYPDGNYEVEVSDDNGVTVGQFVATETDLKPAPL; from the coding sequence ATGTTGGAGCTCTACAGCAGGGTCCGGATCACTACGGACAGGTTCCTCGAAGAGGACAACGTCCCGGCTGGTGCCGTGGGCTACATCATCGAGTGCTACCCCGACGGCAACTACGAGGTCGAAGTATCCGACGACAACGGCGTCACCGTCGGCCAGTTCGTTGCCACCGAAACTGACCTCAAGCCCGCCCCGCTGTGA
- a CDS encoding WXG100 family type VII secretion target translates to MTEPRRLAPPPDPGPSTPINVSPQDYYRVAQDFVQGQNRVQSVYDQLVDRLRGLSGAAGNDDPAQKFAESYTPAVRTLFEGLVRLHRLFGGIAQGLAQAGENHRRADADTVPGQAPGEPISLTPLTCPAATEPPPILGAGDTDVVASIADFVTPYYPNGHVDKMRDVSGAFDQAHTGLVDIGNHLHAKLLSLVGNNESEDLHALEDFWRRVAGTKDGTLLSALPQICHSLSAGCMDYASSVENTRNEIGDIVEQLALELVAAGVVTLIGSLLTTPAGGAAIAEAGGGAALSAAGARMAAAAGQLLITIGGATTIAAAVEAIGALSMAISNTPDPNVAQSQASSIGKSGSPSSTEGQAAVDSRKFSDYVFKEGADHGKDKVFRSLGYEKQHSEMLTREYEKQAMDKFARGEYTLGKADQYGQRIDIEIELQGVGDAAGKVSYLKSGWMKLPDGSIKLNTPFTGFTR, encoded by the coding sequence GTGACGGAGCCACGTCGTTTGGCGCCGCCCCCGGACCCGGGGCCCTCTACACCGATCAACGTCAGTCCCCAGGACTACTACCGCGTCGCCCAGGACTTCGTCCAGGGACAGAACCGCGTGCAAAGCGTCTATGACCAGTTGGTGGACCGCTTACGTGGACTGTCCGGAGCCGCGGGAAACGATGATCCTGCGCAGAAGTTCGCCGAGTCCTACACCCCTGCTGTTCGTACCCTCTTCGAGGGCCTGGTGCGCCTGCACCGACTGTTCGGAGGGATCGCTCAGGGTCTCGCCCAAGCGGGGGAGAACCACCGTCGCGCTGACGCCGACACGGTCCCCGGTCAAGCGCCTGGCGAACCGATATCGCTCACGCCGCTCACCTGCCCGGCTGCCACGGAACCCCCACCGATCCTGGGCGCGGGAGATACGGACGTCGTGGCTTCCATCGCCGACTTCGTCACCCCGTACTACCCCAACGGCCACGTCGACAAGATGCGGGATGTCTCGGGTGCTTTCGACCAAGCGCACACCGGCCTCGTCGACATCGGCAACCATCTTCACGCGAAGCTGCTGTCGCTGGTTGGCAACAACGAGTCCGAAGACCTCCATGCACTGGAGGACTTCTGGCGTCGAGTGGCTGGCACCAAAGACGGCACCCTGCTGTCGGCGCTGCCGCAGATCTGCCACTCGCTCAGCGCCGGTTGCATGGATTACGCCTCGTCGGTGGAGAACACGCGCAACGAGATCGGCGACATTGTTGAACAGCTCGCTCTTGAGCTCGTTGCGGCCGGTGTGGTCACCCTGATCGGTTCTCTGCTCACCACGCCAGCAGGAGGCGCTGCGATCGCCGAGGCCGGCGGTGGGGCGGCGCTGAGCGCGGCAGGTGCACGCATGGCAGCGGCGGCGGGGCAGCTCCTGATTACCATCGGCGGGGCGACGACCATCGCCGCCGCTGTGGAAGCCATCGGGGCGCTGAGCATGGCGATCAGCAACACTCCGGATCCCAACGTCGCCCAGTCGCAGGCCAGCAGCATCGGCAAGTCAGGCTCGCCCAGCTCCACGGAGGGGCAGGCGGCCGTCGATTCGCGCAAGTTCTCCGACTACGTCTTCAAGGAAGGCGCCGACCACGGCAAGGACAAGGTGTTCCGCTCGCTCGGCTACGAGAAGCAGCACTCGGAGATGCTGACCCGGGAGTACGAGAAGCAGGCGATGGACAAGTTCGCGCGCGGCGAGTACACGCTGGGCAAGGCCGATCAGTACGGGCAACGAATCGACATCGAGATCGAACTGCAGGGTGTAGGGGACGCGGCCGGTAAGGTCAGCTATCTCAAGAGCGGCTGGATGAAGCTTCCTGACGGCTCGATTAAGCTCAACACGCCGTTCACAGGATTCACGAGGTAG
- a CDS encoding WXG100 family type VII secretion target: protein MDQIAVDFRALEEGEDALRRLVDEIDTSLTELESYVAQLLDNWAGEAAEAYRAAQGEWDAAVAGMRDNVHEMHLLLVTAHGNHASAVQTNNGIWRV from the coding sequence GTGGATCAGATCGCGGTGGACTTCCGCGCTCTGGAAGAAGGCGAAGACGCGTTACGGCGCCTGGTCGACGAGATCGACACGAGCCTCACGGAGCTCGAAAGCTATGTCGCGCAGCTGCTCGACAACTGGGCTGGCGAGGCTGCGGAGGCATACCGGGCGGCGCAGGGCGAATGGGACGCCGCTGTGGCTGGGATGCGGGACAACGTGCACGAGATGCACCTCCTGCTTGTCACGGCCCACGGCAACCACGCCTCGGCGGTGCAGACCAACAACGGCATCTGGCGAGTGTGA